In Arachis hypogaea cultivar Tifrunner chromosome 2, arahy.Tifrunner.gnm2.J5K5, whole genome shotgun sequence, a genomic segment contains:
- the LOC112742534 gene encoding glutathione S-transferase L3, which yields MATAGVQEARPAPLTSTSEPPPLFDGTTRLYICYYCPYAQRAWITRNYKGLQEKIKLVPIDLGNRPAWYKEKVYPQNKVPSLEHNGKVIGESLDLIKYIDANFEGPSLVPTDPAKKEFGEQLVSQVDSVTTDLYAALKGDAIRQASPIFDSFENALGKFDDGPFFLGQFSWVDIAYVPFIERFHVVFAEVFKHDITEGRPKLRTFIEEVNKIDAYTQTRFDTKELVDLYKRRFLPQQQ from the exons ATGGCAACTGC TGGTGTGCAAGAAGCTCGTCCTGCTCCACTAACTTCAACTTCCGAACCACCGCCTCTTTTTGATGGAACTACAAG GTTGTACATCTGTTATTATTGCCCCTATGCACAACGTGCATGGATCACCAGAAATTACAAG GGGCTGCAAGAGAAGATCAAATTGGTTCCTATTGACCTTGGAAACAGGCCTGCTTGGTACAAGGAGAAAGTCTACCCTCAAAATAAG GTGCCGTCATTGGAGCACAATGGTAAGGTAATTGGAGAAAGTCttgatttgatcaaatatatAGATGCCAACTTTGAAGGGCCATCTCTTGTTCCAACG GATCCTGCAAAGAAAGAGTTTGGTGAGCAATTGGTGTCACAAGTTGATTCAGTCACCACAGATTTGTATGCTGCATTGAAAGGGGATGCTATACGACAAGCAA GTCCTATCTTTGATTCCTTTGAGAATGCTCTTGGAAAATTTGATGATGGGCCATTCTTCCTTGGTCAATTCAGCTGG GTGGATATCGCCTATGTTCCATTCATTGAAAGATTCCACGTGGTCTTTGCTGAGGTTTTCAAGCATGACATCACTGAAGGAAGGCCTAAACTTAGAACATTCATTGAG GAGGTGAACAAGATTGATGCATATACACAAACAAGGTTTGACACAAAGGAACTTGTTGATCTTTACAAGAGACGTTTCTTG CCCCAACAGCAGTGA